In Mycobacterium stomatepiae, the following are encoded in one genomic region:
- a CDS encoding serine/threonine-protein kinase, translating into MSEEKNSRVGSMFGPYHLKRLLGRGGMGEVYEAEHTVKEWTVAVKVMTAEFSRDPVFRERMRREARTAGRLQEPHVVPIHDYGEIDGQMFMEMHLIEGIDLDDMLKRFGPLTAPRAVAIITQIASALDAAHAAGVMHRDIKPPNILITRDDFAYLVDFGIASATTDEKLTQLGTAVGAWKYMAPERFSNGEVTYRADIYALACVLYECLTGTPPYRASTAGELVRAHTSDPIPLASAVRSGIPKAFDAVIARGMAKKPEDRYASAGDLALAAHEALSTPDQDHADNILRRSEEATLAAETPHVPPPPAPSQSSTPPPPYPPPAPTPVPPPAPTARPWAPESGPVPTPSQPVSSARYYQGASGNWGATPPGAPPPAGPTAWTLGQQPPPKPKRSPWPIVIGAVALVLVLVVAAIGVYVATRDDDNPKPLPTATSTTTPPRTTSSTPPTTTTTATGDLDAQLLTLVPPGYPSGTCTPATAKPNTVWSGALAVVDCDQNVNPVGPSKARYGLFPNPGVLKDATDADIKLLTLATCPGGTNNPETWQHPDAPKVDVGVVACGTYNNHPNMVWSNQVKLLLCDVFGDPPTIEELHTWWTKYGG; encoded by the coding sequence ATGAGCGAGGAGAAAAACTCGCGCGTGGGGTCGATGTTCGGGCCCTACCACCTAAAGCGGCTGCTGGGCCGGGGCGGGATGGGCGAGGTCTACGAGGCCGAGCACACCGTCAAGGAGTGGACCGTCGCGGTCAAGGTGATGACCGCGGAGTTCAGCAGGGACCCCGTCTTTCGGGAGCGGATGCGGCGCGAGGCGCGCACCGCGGGCCGTTTGCAGGAACCGCACGTCGTGCCGATCCACGACTACGGCGAGATCGACGGCCAGATGTTCATGGAGATGCATCTCATCGAGGGCATCGACCTGGACGACATGCTCAAGCGGTTCGGCCCGCTGACCGCGCCGCGCGCCGTCGCGATCATCACCCAGATCGCCTCGGCCCTCGACGCGGCCCACGCCGCCGGCGTCATGCACCGCGACATCAAGCCGCCCAACATTTTGATCACCCGCGACGATTTCGCCTACCTGGTTGACTTCGGTATCGCCAGCGCCACCACCGACGAGAAGCTCACCCAGCTCGGCACGGCCGTCGGCGCCTGGAAATACATGGCGCCCGAACGCTTTTCCAACGGTGAGGTCACCTACCGCGCCGACATCTACGCGCTGGCGTGCGTGCTGTACGAATGCCTGACGGGCACCCCGCCCTACCGCGCTAGCACCGCCGGCGAGCTGGTCAGGGCACACACCAGCGATCCCATTCCGCTGGCCAGCGCGGTGCGCTCGGGCATCCCCAAGGCCTTCGACGCGGTGATCGCGCGGGGCATGGCCAAAAAGCCCGAGGACCGCTACGCCAGCGCCGGCGACCTGGCGCTGGCCGCCCACGAGGCGCTCAGCACTCCCGACCAAGACCACGCCGACAACATCCTGCGCCGCAGCGAAGAAGCCACCCTGGCCGCCGAGACCCCGCACGTCCCTCCTCCCCCCGCGCCGTCGCAGAGCAGCACACCACCGCCGCCATATCCGCCGCCGGCTCCGACGCCGGTCCCACCGCCCGCGCCGACGGCCCGGCCCTGGGCACCCGAGAGCGGGCCCGTCCCGACCCCGAGCCAGCCGGTCTCCAGCGCGCGGTATTACCAAGGCGCCAGCGGCAACTGGGGCGCAACGCCGCCGGGCGCACCCCCGCCCGCCGGCCCCACCGCCTGGACACTGGGGCAGCAACCGCCGCCCAAGCCCAAGCGCAGTCCCTGGCCGATCGTCATCGGTGCGGTCGCCCTGGTTCTGGTCCTGGTGGTCGCCGCGATCGGCGTCTACGTCGCCACGCGGGACGACGACAACCCGAAGCCGCTCCCCACCGCGACCAGCACCACGACCCCGCCGCGGACCACGAGTTCGACGCCGCCCACCACCACGACGACTGCGACGGGCGACCTCGACGCTCAGCTGCTCACCCTGGTGCCCCCGGGCTACCCCAGCGGCACCTGCACACCGGCCACCGCCAAGCCGAACACCGTCTGGTCGGGTGCGCTGGCGGTGGTCGACTGCGACCAGAACGTCAACCCGGTCGGCCCGTCGAAAGCGCGCTACGGACTCTTCCCGAACCCGGGCGTGCTGAAAGACGCGACGGACGCGGACATCAAGCTGCTGACGCTGGCGACCTGCCCCGGAGGAACCAACAACCCGGAAACGTGGCAGCACCCGGACGCGCCGAAGGTCGACGTCGGCGTGGTCGCCTGCGGCACCTACAACAACCACCCGAACATGGTGTGGAGCAACCAGGTCAAGCTGTTGCTGTGTGATGTCTTCGGCGACCCCCCGACCATCGAGGAGCTGCACACCTGGTGGACCAAGTACGGCGGCTGA
- a CDS encoding cysteine peptidase family C39 domain-containing protein, with amino-acid sequence MKTTFATFAKTATFAVVASAIALGLATPAGAAAGTMYGDPTAAADYWQYQKYDDCVLMASADVIGQITGKQPSEQAIIRRAQLTPSVVHPGSIYTTPANTKNPNSGMGTSFADVPQLLKLYKIDATITNKGHAAKDGIAGGIEGLEEQLAEDHKVIVSVNGELIWGQPVENKDDDGNPRGDHAVVVTGIDTANNVVHLNDSGNKDGRDEQIPMALFMKAWEASKELMVFTS; translated from the coding sequence ATGAAGACCACGTTCGCCACGTTCGCCAAGACCGCCACCTTCGCCGTCGTCGCAAGCGCCATCGCGCTGGGTTTGGCCACACCGGCCGGGGCGGCCGCGGGCACCATGTACGGCGACCCCACCGCCGCCGCCGACTACTGGCAGTACCAGAAGTACGACGACTGCGTGCTGATGGCGAGCGCCGACGTGATCGGCCAGATCACCGGCAAGCAGCCCTCGGAGCAGGCCATCATCAGGCGGGCGCAACTCACGCCGAGCGTCGTCCACCCCGGGTCGATCTACACCACGCCGGCCAACACCAAGAACCCGAATTCGGGTATGGGCACCAGCTTTGCCGATGTCCCGCAGCTGCTGAAGCTGTACAAGATCGACGCCACCATCACCAACAAAGGGCACGCCGCGAAAGACGGCATCGCCGGTGGCATCGAAGGACTGGAAGAGCAGCTGGCAGAGGATCACAAGGTCATCGTCAGCGTCAACGGTGAGCTCATCTGGGGCCAGCCCGTCGAGAACAAGGACGACGACGGAAACCCCCGGGGCGACCACGCCGTGGTGGTCACCGGCATCGACACCGCCAACAACGTGGTGCACCTCAACGACAGCGGCAACAAGGACGGCCGCGACGAGCAGATCCCGATGGCGCTCTTCATGAAAGCCTGGGAGGCCAGCAAGGAGCTGATGGTGTTCACCAGCTGA
- a CDS encoding DUF4189 domain-containing protein: MRTIARRRRFSVAVAGMATAAAVSVALAPAAGAADQYGAIAYSSNGSWGRSWDYPTRPAAEATAVKNCAYTDCKVLTSFTDCGAVATNGKTFQGGVGSTLAAAMKDALTKLGGGSIDTWACN, translated from the coding sequence ATGAGGACGATTGCTCGTCGCCGGCGGTTCTCTGTGGCCGTCGCCGGTATGGCCACCGCCGCCGCGGTCAGCGTCGCGCTGGCTCCGGCAGCCGGCGCCGCCGATCAATACGGCGCGATTGCCTACTCCAGCAATGGTTCCTGGGGCCGCTCCTGGGACTACCCGACCCGGCCGGCCGCGGAGGCCACCGCGGTCAAGAACTGCGCCTACACGGACTGCAAGGTCCTCACCAGCTTCACCGATTGCGGCGCCGTCGCGACCAACGGCAAGACATTCCAGGGCGGTGTCGGCAGCACCCTGGCCGCCGCGATGAAGGACGCGCTGACCAAACTCGGTGGCGGCTCCATCGACACCTGGGCGTGCAACTAG
- a CDS encoding LppX_LprAFG lipoprotein — MKLSPRTVTAAAATALALVLAIGGCSNNSNTGKSPGPTPTTSSSEAATLLKQAADAMTKVTGMHVSVAVQGDVPNLRVTKLDGDISNSPQTVATGSATLLVGKSPEEAKFVYVDGHLYSDLGQPGTYTDFGNGASIYNVSVLLDPAKGLANLLSKLQGGAVSGTEQVNGVATTKITGSSSADDVATLAGSKLTAQSVTTVPTTVWIASDGSSHLVQLQVHPTNDTSVTLTMSDWGKTVTATKPV, encoded by the coding sequence ATGAAGCTCTCGCCTCGCACCGTCACCGCCGCCGCTGCCACCGCGCTCGCCCTCGTACTCGCCATTGGTGGTTGCTCGAATAACTCGAACACCGGCAAATCGCCCGGCCCCACCCCCACCACCTCCAGCAGCGAGGCGGCCACCCTGCTCAAGCAGGCCGCGGACGCGATGACCAAGGTCACCGGCATGCATGTCAGCGTTGCGGTGCAGGGCGACGTGCCCAACCTGCGAGTGACCAAGCTGGACGGAGACATCTCCAACAGCCCCCAGACGGTTGCCACCGGTTCCGCAACGCTGCTGGTCGGCAAATCCCCGGAGGAGGCGAAATTCGTCTACGTCGATGGTCATCTTTACTCCGACCTCGGACAACCAGGCACCTACACCGACTTCGGCAACGGCGCCTCGATCTACAACGTGTCGGTGCTGCTCGACCCCGCCAAGGGCCTGGCCAACCTGTTGTCGAAACTGCAGGGCGGCGCGGTATCGGGCACCGAGCAGGTCAACGGCGTCGCGACCACCAAGATCACCGGTAGCTCGTCGGCCGACGACGTGGCCACGCTGGCCGGCTCCAAGTTGACCGCGCAGAGCGTGACGACGGTGCCCACCACGGTCTGGATCGCCTCGGACGGCTCCTCGCACCTCGTCCAGCTTCAGGTCCATCCGACGAACGACACCTCGGTGACGCTCACGATGTCGGACTGGGGCAAGACGGTGACCGCCACCAAGCCCGTCTAG
- a CDS encoding DUF732 domain-containing protein, translating to MFTNRLATIASTVIGAAAIGIIAVGTAGTAGAISSDDAFLAQMDKLGISFNSPADAIKDGHKVCQELASGKTGTDVASEVLQQTNLTSHQAAYFVVDATHAYCPQLAPQLT from the coding sequence ATGTTCACCAACCGCCTCGCCACCATCGCCAGCACCGTCATCGGCGCCGCCGCCATCGGCATCATCGCGGTCGGCACCGCCGGCACCGCCGGAGCCATCAGCTCCGACGACGCGTTCCTCGCCCAGATGGACAAGCTAGGCATCTCCTTCAACTCGCCCGCCGACGCCATCAAAGACGGCCACAAGGTGTGCCAGGAGCTCGCCTCCGGCAAGACCGGGACCGACGTCGCCAGCGAGGTCCTGCAGCAGACGAACCTGACCAGCCACCAGGCGGCCTACTTCGTCGTCGATGCGACCCACGCCTACTGCCCGCAACTCGCCCCGCAGCTCACCTAG
- a CDS encoding ABC transporter ATP-binding protein translates to MTRPTNRPPPSTRSRDFWGTAARLVKRLAPQRTLSIAVITLGLTGTVIGVVVPRILGHATDLLFNGVIGRELPAGITKAQAVAQARARGDNAFADLLSGMDVMPGHGVDFGAVARTLGFALALYIVAALFIWIQARLLNLTLQRTMVALRSEVEDKIHRLPLSYFDGRLRGELLSRVTNDIDNVQSSLSMTLSQLLTAILTVVTVLAMMLSISPLLTLTTVLTVPLSLLVTRTITRRSQRLFKAQWTSIGRLNAHIEETYSGFTVVKTFGHRDSAREQFRSLNDDVYHASFGSQFFSGLVAPATAFIGNLGYVAVAVLGGLQVATGHITLGNIQAFIQYVRQFNNPLSQVAEMYNTLQSGVASAERVFDLLDEPEEAPDPAPAGLKGEQSRGRVEFQHVSFAYHPGTPVIEDLSMTAEPGSTVAIVGPTGAGKTTLVNLLMRFYDVDSGRILVDGVDITTMSRQALRSRIGMVLQDTWLFDGTIAENIAYGRPDASPAEVAEAAEAAYVDRFVRTLPAGYQTRVTGDGANISAGEKQLITIARAFLSRPHLLILDEATSSVDTRTEALIQRAMHELRRDRTSFVIAHRLSTIRNADRIVVVEAGQVVEQGNHAELMARQGAYYAMTRA, encoded by the coding sequence GTGACCAGACCGACGAACCGGCCCCCTCCCAGCACGCGATCGCGCGACTTCTGGGGCACCGCTGCCCGGCTGGTGAAACGGCTTGCGCCACAACGCACGCTGAGCATCGCGGTGATCACCCTGGGCCTGACCGGCACGGTGATCGGCGTCGTCGTTCCGCGAATCCTCGGTCACGCCACCGATTTGCTGTTCAACGGTGTGATCGGACGAGAACTCCCGGCGGGAATCACCAAGGCGCAAGCCGTCGCCCAAGCGCGGGCGCGCGGCGACAACGCGTTCGCCGACCTGCTGTCCGGAATGGATGTGATGCCCGGTCACGGCGTGGACTTCGGCGCGGTGGCGAGAACGCTGGGGTTTGCCCTGGCGCTGTATATCGTTGCCGCACTGTTCATTTGGATACAGGCGCGCCTGCTCAACCTCACGCTGCAGCGCACCATGGTCGCGCTGCGCTCCGAAGTCGAGGACAAGATCCATCGACTGCCGTTGTCCTACTTCGACGGACGGCTGCGCGGGGAGCTGCTGAGCAGGGTCACCAATGACATCGACAACGTCCAGTCTTCGCTGTCGATGACACTTAGCCAGCTGCTGACGGCGATTCTGACCGTGGTCACGGTGCTGGCCATGATGCTGTCGATTTCACCGCTGCTGACCCTGACCACCGTGCTGACCGTGCCGCTGTCGCTACTGGTGACCCGAACGATCACGCGCCGTTCCCAACGCCTGTTCAAGGCGCAGTGGACCAGCATCGGACGCCTCAACGCCCACATCGAGGAGACGTACAGCGGCTTCACGGTGGTCAAGACGTTCGGTCACCGGGACTCCGCACGTGAGCAGTTCCGCAGCCTCAACGACGACGTCTACCACGCCAGCTTCGGCTCGCAGTTCTTCTCCGGACTCGTGGCGCCGGCCACGGCGTTCATCGGCAACCTCGGATACGTCGCGGTCGCGGTGCTCGGCGGCCTGCAGGTGGCCACCGGGCACATCACCCTCGGCAATATCCAGGCATTCATCCAGTACGTCCGGCAATTCAACAACCCGCTGAGCCAGGTGGCCGAGATGTACAACACCCTGCAATCCGGGGTAGCCAGCGCGGAGCGGGTGTTCGACCTGCTCGACGAACCCGAGGAGGCACCGGACCCGGCGCCGGCCGGCCTCAAAGGTGAGCAATCGCGCGGACGCGTCGAGTTCCAGCACGTCAGCTTCGCCTACCACCCGGGCACGCCGGTGATCGAAGACCTGTCGATGACGGCCGAACCGGGCAGCACCGTGGCGATCGTGGGACCGACCGGAGCGGGCAAAACCACGCTGGTGAACCTGTTGATGCGGTTCTACGACGTCGATTCCGGCCGCATCCTGGTCGACGGCGTCGACATCACCACGATGAGCCGGCAAGCCCTGCGATCGCGAATCGGCATGGTGCTGCAGGACACCTGGCTTTTCGACGGGACGATCGCGGAGAACATCGCCTACGGTCGGCCCGACGCCAGCCCGGCCGAGGTGGCCGAAGCCGCCGAGGCGGCCTACGTCGACCGGTTTGTCCGCACGCTGCCGGCCGGCTACCAGACCCGGGTCACCGGCGACGGCGCCAACATCAGCGCCGGCGAGAAGCAGCTGATCACGATCGCACGCGCGTTTCTGTCGCGTCCGCACCTGCTGATCCTGGACGAGGCCACCAGCTCGGTCGACACCCGCACCGAGGCCCTGATCCAGCGGGCCATGCATGAGCTTCGCCGCGATCGCACGAGTTTCGTTATTGCGCACCGGCTTTCGACGATCCGCAATGCCGACCGCATCGTAGTGGTCGAGGCCGGCCAGGTTGTCGAACAGGGCAACCACGCCGAACTCATGGCCCGCCAGGGTGCCTATTACGCGATGACCCGGGCTTGA
- a CDS encoding ABC transporter ATP-binding protein — translation MLLALLRQYIRPYRRLVAVLMVLQLISTLATLYLPTVNAAIIDDGVGRGDTATIVRLGMVMLAVTGLQVLCSVGATYLGSRAGMGFGRDLRLAMFERVTTFSEPETARFGAPTLLIRSTNDVRQIQYLVQIMGTVLITAPIMCVGGIFMAIHQEAALTWLLLVSVPVLAVANYWIMSHMLPLFRRMQALIDGINRVMRDQLTGVRVVRAFTREGFERERFSRANSALSNAALTAGNWQALMLPVTTLTINVSSVALIWFGGLRIDRGQMQVGTLTAFLAYFTQILMAVLMATMTLVVLPRASVCAERITEVLSTNPAIGSPQHPKLPVAGITGVVRLDHAAFTYPGADRPVLQDISLTARPGTTTAIVGSTGSGKSTLVSLICRLYDVTDGAVLLDDVDVRDYDNERLWSAIGLVPQRGYLFSGTVADNLRIGAAPGQLVTDEQMWQALRVAAADEFVRAHTDGLQMRVAQAGMNFSGGQRQRLAIARAVIRRPAIYLFDDAFSALDVHTDARVRSALHEISGGATIIVVTQRISTASQADQIIVVDNGRMVGSGTHESLLADCTTYAEFADSQSVDAVRSGRTGGTQ, via the coding sequence ATGCTTCTGGCACTGCTGCGCCAGTACATCCGGCCCTACCGGCGGCTGGTGGCGGTGCTGATGGTGCTCCAACTGATCAGCACGCTGGCGACGCTGTACCTGCCGACGGTCAACGCCGCGATCATCGACGACGGCGTCGGCAGGGGCGACACCGCGACGATCGTCCGGCTCGGCATGGTGATGCTGGCCGTCACCGGGCTACAGGTGCTGTGCTCGGTCGGCGCCACCTACTTAGGGTCACGAGCCGGCATGGGGTTCGGCCGCGACCTGCGCCTGGCGATGTTCGAACGCGTCACCACCTTCTCCGAGCCCGAGACCGCCCGGTTCGGCGCACCGACGCTGCTCATCCGCAGCACCAACGACGTCCGCCAGATTCAGTACCTGGTTCAAATCATGGGCACGGTACTGATCACCGCGCCGATCATGTGCGTCGGCGGAATCTTCATGGCCATTCATCAAGAAGCCGCGCTGACCTGGCTGTTGCTGGTCAGCGTCCCGGTGCTGGCCGTGGCCAATTACTGGATCATGTCGCACATGCTGCCGCTGTTCCGCCGGATGCAAGCGCTGATCGACGGCATCAACCGGGTAATGCGCGACCAGCTGACCGGGGTGCGGGTGGTCCGGGCGTTCACCCGCGAAGGCTTTGAGCGCGAGCGGTTTTCCCGTGCCAACAGCGCGCTGTCGAACGCGGCCCTGACCGCGGGCAACTGGCAAGCATTGATGCTGCCGGTGACCACGTTGACCATCAACGTCTCCAGCGTCGCGCTGATCTGGTTCGGTGGTCTGCGCATCGATCGCGGCCAGATGCAGGTCGGCACGCTCACCGCTTTTCTGGCGTACTTCACCCAGATCCTGATGGCCGTGTTGATGGCGACGATGACGCTGGTGGTGCTGCCGCGGGCGTCCGTGTGCGCCGAGCGGATCACCGAGGTGCTGTCCACCAATCCGGCGATCGGTAGCCCGCAACACCCCAAGCTTCCGGTCGCGGGGATCACCGGCGTGGTGCGCCTGGACCATGCGGCGTTCACCTATCCGGGCGCCGACCGCCCTGTGCTGCAAGATATCTCGTTGACTGCGCGGCCCGGCACCACCACCGCGATCGTCGGCAGCACCGGCTCGGGCAAGTCGACGCTGGTGTCGCTGATCTGCCGCCTCTACGACGTCACCGACGGCGCGGTCCTGCTCGACGACGTCGACGTCCGCGACTACGACAACGAGCGGCTGTGGTCGGCGATCGGTCTGGTCCCGCAGCGCGGATACCTCTTCTCCGGAACCGTCGCGGATAACCTGCGAATAGGCGCGGCCCCCGGCCAGCTGGTCACCGACGAGCAGATGTGGCAGGCGTTACGGGTCGCCGCCGCCGACGAATTCGTCCGGGCGCACACCGACGGGCTGCAGATGCGCGTCGCGCAGGCCGGCATGAATTTCTCGGGCGGCCAACGACAACGGCTCGCGATTGCACGGGCCGTCATCCGCCGACCGGCGATATATCTTTTCGACGACGCGTTCTCCGCGCTCGATGTCCACACCGACGCGCGCGTCCGGTCGGCTCTGCACGAGATCTCCGGCGGTGCCACCATCATCGTTGTCACACAGCGTATTTCGACGGCGTCGCAGGCCGACCAAATCATCGTCGTCGACAACGGCAGGATGGTGGGCTCCGGCACCCACGAGTCGTTGCTCGCCGATTGCACCACCTACGCGGAATTCGCCGACTCGCAGTCGGTCGATGCCGTGCGATCGGGCCGGACCGGGGGCACGCAGTGA
- a CDS encoding DUF3558 domain-containing protein, producing MVLTPAVAGCSGSGDNKPGGTSSTTPGSAEGHHGPMFPQCGGINDQQVAELTKMSGLINTARNSVGCQWLAGGGILGPHFSFSWYRGSPIGRERKTEELSRASVDDININGHSGFIAVGNEPNLGDSLCEVGIQFQDDFIEWSISFSQKPFPPPCDIAKELTRQSIANSK from the coding sequence ATGGTCTTGACCCCGGCGGTTGCGGGCTGTTCGGGCTCTGGCGACAACAAGCCGGGCGGGACGTCCTCGACGACGCCTGGCAGCGCCGAGGGCCACCACGGACCGATGTTTCCGCAGTGTGGCGGTATCAATGACCAGCAGGTGGCCGAGCTGACCAAGATGAGCGGGCTGATCAACACGGCCCGCAATTCCGTCGGTTGCCAGTGGCTCGCCGGCGGCGGCATCCTGGGGCCGCACTTTTCTTTCTCCTGGTACCGCGGCAGCCCGATCGGACGCGAACGCAAGACCGAGGAACTCTCGCGCGCCAGTGTCGACGACATCAATATCAATGGTCACAGCGGCTTCATCGCGGTCGGCAACGAGCCCAACCTGGGCGACTCGCTATGCGAGGTCGGTATTCAGTTCCAGGACGATTTCATCGAGTGGTCGATCAGCTTCAGTCAAAAGCCCTTCCCGCCGCCTTGTGACATCGCCAAGGAACTGACTCGTCAATCGATTGCGAATTCGAAATGA
- a CDS encoding DUF3558 domain-containing protein codes for MTRRVRTALVMLIAALVLVTGCSRSIAGNAVKAGAGGVPRNNNSQQQYPNLLKECEVLTSDILAKTVGADPLDIQSTFVGAICRWQAANPAGLIDITRFWFEQGSLSEERKVADFLHYKVETRTIAGVSSIVMRPDDPNGACGVASDAAGVVGWWVNPQAPGIDACAQALKLMELTLSTNS; via the coding sequence ATGACCAGACGTGTCCGGACGGCTCTCGTCATGTTGATCGCCGCGTTGGTGCTCGTGACCGGCTGTTCCAGGTCGATCGCGGGTAACGCGGTCAAGGCGGGCGCCGGCGGCGTGCCGCGCAACAACAATTCCCAGCAGCAGTACCCGAACCTGCTCAAGGAATGCGAGGTCCTGACCAGCGACATCCTGGCCAAAACGGTGGGCGCCGACCCGCTCGACATTCAGAGCACGTTCGTCGGCGCGATCTGCCGGTGGCAGGCGGCCAACCCAGCCGGCCTGATCGACATCACCCGGTTCTGGTTCGAGCAGGGCAGCCTGAGCGAAGAGCGTAAGGTCGCCGACTTCCTGCATTACAAGGTCGAGACCCGGACGATCGCCGGCGTGAGCTCGATCGTGATGCGCCCGGACGACCCGAACGGCGCTTGCGGGGTGGCCAGCGACGCGGCCGGTGTCGTCGGCTGGTGGGTCAACCCGCAAGCACCCGGGATCGATGCGTGCGCCCAAGCCCTCAAGCTGATGGAGCTGACGCTCTCTACGAACTCCTAG
- a CDS encoding SixA phosphatase family protein: MRHAKSGYPAGVVDHDRPLAPRGIWEAGLGGDWLRANQPSIDAVLCSTATRARQTLANTGIDAPVQFRERLYDTTPGTMIDEINDVADSVDTLLVVGHEPTMSSLALGLAGDEGTDDVAAQRISQKFATSAIAVLRVTGDWKNLQPATAALIDFHIPR; this comes from the coding sequence ATGCGGCATGCGAAATCTGGATATCCGGCCGGCGTCGTCGACCACGACCGACCGTTGGCGCCTCGCGGCATCTGGGAAGCGGGACTGGGCGGCGACTGGTTGCGCGCCAATCAACCCAGCATCGACGCAGTGCTGTGCTCCACGGCCACCCGCGCGCGTCAGACGCTGGCCAACACCGGCATCGACGCGCCCGTCCAATTCCGCGAGCGCCTTTACGACACCACCCCGGGCACGATGATCGACGAAATCAACGACGTCGCCGACAGCGTCGACACGCTGCTCGTGGTCGGGCACGAGCCGACCATGTCATCGCTGGCGCTCGGCCTCGCGGGCGACGAGGGTACCGACGACGTTGCAGCGCAACGCATTTCGCAGAAGTTTGCGACGTCGGCCATCGCGGTGCTCAGGGTCACCGGCGATTGGAAAAACCTGCAACCGGCGACAGCCGCATTGATCGACTTCCACATCCCGCGCTGA
- a CDS encoding HNH endonuclease signature motif containing protein: MSTGVIVDGEAMVAAFDVLTAAIETINGFDKQMLRTPERLAMLRRYEQAQRQLSAGQHPLINGLAQDATPAELGGTLSHAIADATLISRADAGRRVREAADLGERRALTGEPLPPVLAATATAQRAGKLGREHVAVIRRFYHQLPGWIDIETRTAAEADLARLATQYRPDQLIGFAEHVMNCLNPDGNFTDDDRAHRRGVTLGNQQADGMSALSGWLTPPSPRLAGGRAGQIRRPGICNPTTTPLRRRRTVPGRDRSRPRSAAQRHHDGLNAALRAVLASGELGQHNGLPASIIVSTTLTELEAAAGHGLTGGGTRLPISDVIRLARHAHHYLAIFDQGQPVALYHTKRLASPGQRIVLYAKDRGCTVGGYYCEIHHITDYATCHTTNIDNLTLACGTHHRLLQPHGWTTRKHPNGTTEWIPPPHLDKGQPRTNTYHHPNKLLHNPDDDETA, encoded by the coding sequence ATGAGTACGGGTGTGATCGTCGACGGGGAAGCCATGGTGGCGGCCTTCGATGTGCTGACCGCCGCGATCGAGACCATCAACGGGTTCGACAAACAGATGCTACGCACCCCCGAGCGACTGGCCATGCTGCGCCGCTACGAGCAGGCACAACGACAACTATCCGCCGGCCAACACCCGCTGATCAACGGGCTCGCCCAGGACGCCACCCCGGCGGAGTTGGGCGGCACACTGTCCCATGCGATCGCCGACGCCACCCTGATCAGCCGCGCCGACGCCGGCCGCCGGGTCCGCGAAGCCGCCGACCTCGGGGAGCGACGCGCCCTGACCGGTGAACCGTTGCCGCCGGTGTTGGCCGCCACCGCCACCGCGCAAAGGGCCGGAAAGCTGGGTCGCGAGCATGTCGCGGTGATTCGGCGCTTCTACCATCAGCTGCCGGGCTGGATCGACATCGAGACCCGCACCGCCGCCGAAGCCGACCTCGCCCGCCTAGCCACCCAATACCGCCCCGACCAGCTGATCGGATTCGCCGAGCACGTGATGAATTGCCTGAACCCGGACGGCAACTTCACCGACGACGACCGGGCACATCGCCGCGGGGTGACCCTGGGCAACCAGCAAGCCGACGGCATGTCCGCCCTCAGTGGTTGGCTCACCCCCCCAAGCCCGCGCCTCGCTGGAGGCCGTGCTGGCCAAATTCGCCGCCCCGGCATATGCAACCCGACGACCACACCCCTGCGTCGACGGCGCACCGTCCCAGGACGCGATCGATCACGACCCCGCTCGGCGGCGCAGCGCCATCACGACGGCCTCAACGCCGCCCTCCGTGCCGTGCTCGCTAGCGGGGAGTTGGGTCAGCACAATGGGCTGCCCGCCTCGATCATCGTCTCGACCACCCTGACCGAACTCGAAGCCGCCGCCGGCCACGGCCTCACCGGCGGCGGAACCCGGCTCCCCATCTCCGATGTGATCCGCCTGGCCCGCCACGCGCATCACTACCTCGCCATCTTCGACCAGGGCCAACCCGTCGCGCTGTATCACACCAAACGCCTGGCCTCACCCGGACAACGAATCGTGCTGTACGCCAAAGACCGCGGCTGCACCGTCGGCGGCTACTACTGCGAAATCCACCACATCACCGACTACGCAACCTGCCACACCACCAACATCGACAACCTCACCCTGGCCTGCGGCACCCACCACCGACTCCTACAACCCCACGGCTGGACCACCCGCAAACACCCCAACGGCACCACCGAATGGATCCCCCCACCCCACCTCGACAAAGGCCAACCCCGCACCAACACCTACCACCACCCCAACAAACTCCTCCACAACCCAGACGACGACGAGACGGCATAA